A stretch of DNA from Pigmentibacter ruber:
TACGGTCACGATAAGCATAACAAAGAGCTCTGCGAACAATTTGTATTGCTGTACGGTAAAGTCTACTACGTGCTCCGCGGTATCCTTTTGCAAGCTTTAAAACTCTTTTATGACGACGGCGAAGTTTAAAACCACGTTTTACACGAGCCATTGTATTTCCTCCAAAATGAATGCTGGCGGTTGTCTTAAAAAACAAAACTTATTTGCCAAGCACCTGTTTAAACAATCATACATTCTAACTAACAGAAGTTAGTTTTATAAGTAGTTAAGGCTGTTAACACTTAAAGGGTGAACGATCAACCCTAATTAAAGTCCGTTTGGAATACAACGGGCTACTAATCTTGAACTTTCAGCACGCATAATCTTCGCTTTTTTCAAGCGATTTTTACGGCTACGGTTCTTTGATTTAGCCAAGTGTTGCTTACCACTGTGTGGAACTTTAACAAGACCAGTTGCAGTTAACTTATAGCGTTTAGCTGCAGACTTTTTATTTTTGATAGCCTTATTAACTTTCCCTTTGGATTTAGCAACTTTGGCTTTAATTTTAGCTTTTGACTTTGCCATACTATAAACCCTTTAACTGAGAAAAGACAAAAAACAGAAGGTTCTTATAACACTGCTTTAAATAAAATCAACTATTATCTAAAAAGATTTATGAACTTATGCCTATGATAAACATAAAAAAAATCCTCTTAGGATTTCCTAAGAGGATTTAAATTAGTGGTGGGTCCGCCCGGATTCGAACCGGGGACCACTTGCTTAAAAGGCAAATGCTCTACCGACTGAGCTACGAACCCACTAAGGTAAAATTAAAAGGCTGCACAGAGCTACTCTTCCACACCTAAGGGTGCAGTACCATTGCCGCAGGCGGGCTTGACTTCGGAGTTCGGAATGGGATCCGGTATTTCCCCGCCGCAATCAGCACAGCCAAAACGAG
This window harbors:
- a CDS encoding bL35 family ribosomal protein gives rise to the protein MAKSKAKIKAKVAKSKGKVNKAIKNKKSAAKRYKLTATGLVKVPHSGKQHLAKSKNRSRKNRLKKAKIMRAESSRLVARCIPNGL